The genome window GCCGGTCAAACCAGGTAAAGCTTACAGCAAGGAAAAGTAACGCAATAATGATACCTGCAATTCCCTTGCGTTTATTGAATTTAACTACTGATTTAATCGAATTCACTTATATCCCTTTCATTACACTCTGTAAAAATCTGTACTTCAGATACGTGCATCGGTTAATTGGTGGTTTATGCGCTCTTTCGCTTTCATCAGACGAAGCACAATCGGACGGTTATACCTTTGAACAACAATAAACTGCGCATCAAAAAGCATTGCCAGAACAGCGGTAATCACAAAAGCCGGAGCACATCCCCATAAAAACGCATAGAGCATGCTTAATAGTGAAATTATCTGATTTATCCAGTGGTCAAGTTCAGATTTTGCCATGGTGGTTGCAAGCTGTTCGAGAGTTCTGTTTTTGAAGTCATATTTGTCGGGTTCAAAAGTGAGAACCTTATCTTTCCATTTTCTGACCTTAAGAAGCTTGTACAGAGATTTTTCAAATTTACGCGTCCTGTACCAAGGATGAGAATAATTGATTTCCAAGTGCTCAGTCCATTTACCCATAAGAATTCTTAAACCAAAATGGTATAATATCATAAACGATACAATGCCTGTCCACAAAATGACATTGTTTTTATGTATTCCTGAGTAATACAGTAAAAAGCACAAAAGAGAAGTTAGTACAGTTAATAAGATTGTACTGTACATAAAAACAGCGGGACCGCTTAATTTTTTCTTCATTTAGTGCTCCTTTCGAGAAAGCTGTACAACACACTCCACATGTTTTGTGTTAGGAAACATATCAACCGGCTGGATTTTTTCTGCACTATACCCGTTATTGGTCAGGAAATACAGGTCGCGTGAAAGAGTTTCCGGGTTGCAGGAAACATATACTATTTTTTGCGGTGCAAGCTCAATTAAGGATTTTAAAAACTGCTTTGTACAACCGGCACGGGGCGGATCGGTGAATACAACATCAGCTTTTTCACCGTTTTTCGCCATTTTTTTCATGAACTCACCCGCATCGCCCGTAAGAACATCCATATTTTCGATACCGTTAAGTTTTACATTCTCCAAGGCATTCTTTGCCGCATCACTGTTAAGCTCCACGGCTGTAACCTTTTTAGCCTTTGAAGCAGCGATTATGCCGATAGTGCCGACTCCGCAATAGGCATCAATGACAGTCTGCGTTCCGTCAAGCCCGGCAAAATCCACAGCTATCGAATAAAGCTTTTCGGTCTGAATGGGATTTATCTGAAAAAACGAACGGGCGGAAATGCAGAATGAACGTCCACAAAGATTATCAGTGACAAAACCACGTCCGTAAAGAACATTTTCCTTTTTTCCAAGCATTAGATTAAGTTTATCGGTACTGACATTTTGCGTAACAGTAGTAATGTACGGGCACTCCCTGACAAGCGCGTTTACAAAATCTTTTTTTGCAGGAAATTTACCGTTGCCTGTTCCGAGAGCAACAAGAATCTCTCCCGTAGCCTTACCAACACGGACAGTCACAAATCTCAAAAAGCCTTTTTGCGAAACCTCATCATATGTTCGGAGATTAAAAACCGGCAAAAGCCGCTTTATGGTTTTTATGATACTTGCGGCTCTTTCATCTTCAAGATTACATTGTCCTACCTGCACAATTTTTCCCGAAGAGGATTGCCACACACCGCATATCACCTGACCACGTGTATATCCGAAAGCAGCTGATACCTTACAACGGTAATTGTTTGGGTTTTCCATACCGATAATATGAGAAACGCGGCAATAACGTCCAAGCATTTTAATTATAGTTTTCTGTTTATATGAAAGCTGTTGCTTATATGGTACGTCAAGCTGGCACCCGCCACATTTTTTATATGAAGTGCAAGTGAAATTTAATTCCATCATTATTTCCTTTCAAGGAGGGTTGTGCACTCTACGTGAGCGGTTCTGGGGAAAAGGTCAACAGGGGTGACAGATGAAATATTGTACTTTTCGCTCAAAATTTTTAAATCCCGCGCAAGCGTTGCGGGGTCGCAGGAAATATAGAGTATATAAGGCACATCAAGCTCAAGGAACATATCAACAAGTTCTTTAGAGCATCCCTTTCGCGGCGGGTCGACTATTACCAGCGAAGGCGGAATTTCTTCCATAATCCGAGTGGGAGCGCTATTCAGGTCACCTACATAAAACTCTGCATTTTGTATACCGTTATTGGCAGCGTTTTGCTTAGCGCTTGCAATTGCCTTTTCCACCACTTCGTAGCCAATAACACGTTTTACGGATATACCATTCTCCTTGGCATACTTCACA of Oscillospiraceae bacterium contains these proteins:
- the rlmD gene encoding 23S rRNA (uracil(1939)-C(5))-methyltransferase RlmD yields the protein MELNFTCTSYKKCGGCQLDVPYKQQLSYKQKTIIKMLGRYCRVSHIIGMENPNNYRCKVSAAFGYTRGQVICGVWQSSSGKIVQVGQCNLEDERAASIIKTIKRLLPVFNLRTYDEVSQKGFLRFVTVRVGKATGEILVALGTGNGKFPAKKDFVNALVRECPYITTVTQNVSTDKLNLMLGKKENVLYGRGFVTDNLCGRSFCISARSFFQINPIQTEKLYSIAVDFAGLDGTQTVIDAYCGVGTIGIIAASKAKKVTAVELNSDAAKNALENVKLNGIENMDVLTGDAGEFMKKMAKNGEKADVVFTDPPRAGCTKQFLKSLIELAPQKIVYVSCNPETLSRDLYFLTNNGYSAEKIQPVDMFPNTKHVECVVQLSRKEH